AACTAATATATCTGATGTGTTGAGGCTAAATGGTGTTTCTAGCCTTTATATATTTCTAGTGTTAGTGCTATATTAGGTAAATATTGCAATGctctttcatttttcacttcTGCAAGTTTGTCTATCCAAAGACAGGAATAAAACTGCAGTTAAGGGTGTCGGCCCTTTTCTGACGTTCTCTTATGTTTGGTCTTCTGGGCTGGCTGGAAGCTTGCCTAGAGCAGAGAAAGCAAAGTACTGTGCCTGGGTAATCCCCACCAAGAGTGACTCATGGTTTCCAAGGCTTTCCACTTCACAAGAGTGGTGTTACACTCGTCAGGCAGGAAGTTAGCACATACAGCTTCCCACCAGGTTCTTGTGACAACTGAGACGCAAAAGCAGATGCATATTTTGACAAGACGGGTCACGAGACAGCAGGTGTCTTCTGATGAGGAGAGCTGGCTGGCATGTCTTGTCTGGAAGATATTTAATGCGCTCAAGATGATGCTGACAGTTGGTCATTTGCCCAACTTCATTGCTCTAGAGTTTATAAGTGATCATGTGCTGTCTCTTAGGAGACCCTTTTTGAAGTGTTAAAAAAACCCACTCAAACTCATTGAAGAATTTGATCAAATGTATGGATAATTGGCGAGACTGTGTATGCTTGACTTTCCAAAACCAAGTCATGGTACATATTTGACTGCTTAGACTTTCATTATCGTTTCATGGTGAAACATTTGCTGGTTGCCAGACTGCATACCTCAACGGGTTGTTCTACCTCTCCAGCGTGCATTGTTTCTTTTATAGTTTGGTTTTTCCTCTCTCATTTTCAAAGCatattctttatttgtttatatctCAGCACTGTATTTCTGGGTAGTTCAAAGATTTGCCTTTGAAAGTAGCATTTGGCTTCTGCAAGCGTACAGGTTGTTTATTGGGCTTAACAATGCTGAACAGCAGTACTTTAGTAGTTGGGACCCtaaaaacctgttttaaagCCCTTTGACTGCATACCAAGAAATGGCTGCtcgtttgtttatttgtttgtttgtttctttcacacacagcggtgatggcaacacacacaaccacagtgaTAAGTAGCCAGTATCCACAGCAACAGCCTCCGAATTCCGGAGATCAGTATCCACCATACCAGTCTGTTCCAGCACAGCCAGGCTACAGTGCCCAACCTGGGTATGGAGGACAGCTTGCTGCCCCATATCAATATCCAGGACAGCCATACACACCGGGACCCCCTCCCCCATATAATGAGAGTGGTAAGAACGGTGTCtctttcccccccacccccgagaTTGAATGCAATGAAAAGTTTCAAAATGGCTTATAAATGTTGCAGCCTTAATGCTGGAAAAGGTCTGAATGATTCAGGGACACTGGAACATGTCAGAGGTGGTGCATATCATTTTTAACTGGTATTACttacttttaaatgtttaatcaaaaatcaaatactccaaataaaatacagtctgtagtaacaataataaaaaagaaacttaTCCAAAAATAACACCCACCACCGGGCTTAAAACGTAACAGTGATTAGTGTTTCATCTGATAACAGTACATCCTCCATGACCTCCCTGCTACTGCCTGCTGGAAGACAGTGATAGGGTTAGCCTAGTTTTTCCAAGAGCTGGCTGAAATGAAGGGGGTGAAGAGAAAAGAATTCAGTATTAAAACCTTAAACATTTTATCAATTTTAAAAAGGGGCTGGCCAGCAtcagatgttttctttgttagAGGAAGGAAGAGGCAGAGTTGTTTGTCTGTGATCAGATTACCTTCTAGGATCTAATGGAGTTTCCACTAATTAATCTGAACCATAATCAGATTTTACTTTTCTAGAAATCTGTgaacatctgttttttttatccaaGGATCCAGTCACTGTCCAGGATCTGTTTCTTTGTAACAGAGATTTCAGATGTGACTTCTGGTTGGATTGCATCATTCCTTTTAATTTGTTCTACAGAGCATGTGACGGTGACAAACAATTTGATATAAACAGATCTAGTGGATGATAAAGCGACCCAGAGGGGAGATGAATTTATAAAGGAAAGTGAAAGCAAGTGTAGGCGGCCACCTTCGCGGTGGTTGGGTATGCAGGACTCCTTGCAAAAGTGAAAACGCAGCAGATATCTCTAGGCCCTTACTTATTTAACAAAGTGTGGGGTGTGTCCAAAGTGTGTAGTCTGCAGCACCTAAGCACACcgaattatttaacaaaatttaaTTATGATGAATGTGCATATAGTtatggtaataaataaatgcctaatacaaaatacataatatgCATAATAATGCATATAATGCATGCATAACACATGTATTTATgacaagtttttattttattttatattttaaagatatCTTTATAATTTCTAGTCTACCCGCAAAATGTAGAAAACataattatttgattattataaTGATTTGATTATTcccaaataaaataatcaaataagtTAAACCTGCAAAAGTCTAGGTTTGGCCATACGTTAAATTGACCATTGTAAAGTTTTATAAATCAGGAAaacaagtgtttgtttttatttacattaatttattaatttattaataaatgccTTGTGCCATTGATTAGACAACCCACGTTGACTGTAGCAGAACACATCTATATGATGCCAGTCACAGACTATACATTTCCTCCACAGTGGGTCCCCGATATCCTGCTCCTTACAGCCAGGCTGCATATGATGGCCAGCCCCCATATCCTCTCCAACCACCTCCGCAGCCGGGCTATGCGCAGCCGCCTGGCCCAGCAGACTACAGTGGCTCTCAGCTCCCCTACAATCCTGCTTACGTAGAGCCATCAAAGACCGGATACTAAACCACAACCATGTACCACGAATCTCTGCTGGATTACAGATGCTTACATACTTCCTCTTggttttacttaaaaaaaaaaacaaaacaacaaattctGTATGTTCTATATTTACCGTGGTCAGCATAGAGGACTATTTTCCCATCTTGGCCACTTGCAGTTCCTCTTGTGGCAAgtcctgtttaaaatgtttgttgcaGACTGCATAGTAATCCATACATATTCATGACCAGAGGTCGCAATTTGAGCTTTTCTGTTTTGGGAGTTAAAAG
The Electrophorus electricus isolate fEleEle1 chromosome 20, fEleEle1.pri, whole genome shotgun sequence genome window above contains:
- the si:dkey-42i9.6 gene encoding protein shisa-5, which encodes MAYTVFVILASSWSLFLTAVADDCESYLTSGTYKPSTDCQFNEFCCGSCEHRYCCSNEVHKLDDDKCHFQAMSSVTIASVSVTTVVFIIFLITCCVCPCCCLYKLCQKPRPVMATHTTTVISSQYPQQQPPNSGDQYPPYQSVPAQPGYSAQPGYGGQLAAPYQYPGQPYTPGPPPPYNESVGPRYPAPYSQAAYDGQPPYPLQPPPQPGYAQPPGPADYSGSQLPYNPAYVEPSKTGY